From one Nematostella vectensis chromosome 7, jaNemVect1.1, whole genome shotgun sequence genomic stretch:
- the LOC5514930 gene encoding pecanex-like protein 4, which produces MSSMEGAGGAPLMNDYKLEFFNKRWPQTLLGGLKPRLGYDAPVYVYLNQLLLFLFPFILGGIFTILSEFAILDSLACCYVYGSLVTILVLSLHASSWFMKRKYSSVTRVIDNHLAQDDEIDFVSCCGTETLEFLFPPKRFVFNIVIHGLLSGPICALLFLYLLPANLMRLFASEGATAVLYIFGWITVCVGQFSLSSSPPPEPAVFHALDSAEIKPLMRPFYVLVFGITGPFSTIWPEFLAVDIALHIVFPFLLLLWLFGILPPLDALLSWLAEQFLVGMLGGSPMASDMRLFVMLLISSVGLILAVFVPSHIAVIAISSFFGYALSTDILNLCYSVWKKLRQSPLFDPSTEDIINRNQWHAKEFIDHAVMLTLGVVTPTITYHFSTEASSQSLADSLGYVLIAVLVIVKILGDVQGVYLLGGLLRNPLFPKSLHSEGSFIQRKKKMYYVALSRHVILAYVSPLLMLAYLGLFLAPHSVLLPSAIVAFGTVRSIRQVWQHTSHSLLELCVACVINMQAPTALPSWWSSAGLGLQLMLIGACRDRVTQSFDKLLFLVTLAVTSYSLPKQRHKATVPLLIINIIFLPVMLGIVGAGVFLSAPLLPLFCMPLFIIGFPRPRRSWPRTGTTQTFTCMDASYYRQLAPEIIKAFSTTLASGAAGSPSAGDHFLARYQDRLVWVHVLECGRRYCSVVIKGLEMQETSCHTVEAARVDEVLDAAFIHEEKGASIYCNPYPLNVLRPCDAVCLDTYSDARNVLTGIIDQPENLRKVSENFVKTTLWVLVNHCLSQSTQDSVSVHETRPSSTTRLLTPSTIVTNTNMRDTHTDELEMTRVSPVPSKNMAEDIAVENPSSKPLRSNSLPSLSGSVWSQESLDMSLFQAKPEKLNDVILCHDDDPFDLGGFPAVDIGKPREKDDAFALPNRVHHTHANNNQRSTTGKPVSAEFKSKHAYKLDLPSKWKADLPDMAATMRSMAVKFPTEWYKHVVNSLDLDVDAETRSDIALDPTLQQFYERLVLTCYAIVEVLGYPGSSAHLAGPSHVFKVFHEHIPWSMQLEWLAKNDVTLYILVLKAYRYAFKLTYDEAVIGDISDHEELSDYLREYDSDWFMGSDESVEWQRAVLSDRPNLFSIGKDKEKGTYTSRVLSKNRLLAPMGRLNPEAVRGQWAALALELLYLTNDDEERYSIQAHPTLLRNLTIQAADPPLGYPVYSSGSLHMDINVPWSYQGH; this is translated from the exons ATGAGTTCAATGGAGGGCGCCGGGGGTGCTCCTTTGATGAACGATTACAAACTCGAGTTCTTTAACAAGCGATGGCCACAGACACTTCTGGGAGGGCTAAAACCACGACTCGGATACGATGCTCCAGTATATGTCTACCTAAACCAACTactactttttctttttccctttATTCTCGGCGGAATCTTCACGATTTTGTCCGAGTTTGCGATTCTAGACTCGCTGGCATGTTGCTATGTTTATGGTTCGTTGGTAACAATATTGGTTCTGTCGTTACACGCATCGAGTTGGTTTATGAAGCGAAAATATTCAAGTGTAACAAGAGTAATAGATAACCACCTCGCGCAGGACGACGAGATCGACTTCGTATCATGCTGTGGAACTGAAACACTGGAATTTCTATTCCCTCCTAAAAGATTCGTCTTTAATATTGTCATTCATGGTTTGTTATCTGGCCCTATATGCGCACTACTGTTCCTATATCTATTGCCAGCCAATCTCATGCGGTTATTTGCTAGTGAGGGTGCGACTGCTGTGTTGTATATTTTTGGCTGGATAACAGTTTGCGTTGGACAGTTCTCATTGTCGTCATCTCCACCCCCTGAACCTGCAGTATTCCATGCACTTGACTCTGCTGAGATCAAACCACTAATGAGGCCATTCTATGTGCTAGTCTTTGGCATAACTGGACCATTTTCCAC GATATGGCCAGAGTTTCTGGCTGTAGATATTGCCCTGCATATTGTGTTCCCTTTCCTGCTGTTACTATGGTTGTTTGGGATCCTACCTCCTCTAGATGCCTTGCTCTCCTGGCTTGCTGAGCAATTTCTAGTAGGGATGCTTGGAGGCTCACCAATGGCTTCTGATATGAG GTTATTTGTTATGCTGCTCATATCCAGTGTTGGACTGATCCTTGCTGTGTTTGTACCAAGCCACATTGCCGTCATTGCTATCTCCTCATTCTTTGGCTACGCACTGAGCACAGACATTCTTAACCTCTGTTATAGCGTATGGAAAAAGCTACGGCAATCACCCCTGTTTGACCCGTCAACAGAAGATATTATAAACAGAAACCAGTGGCATGCAAAGGAGTTTATTGATCATGCTGTCATGCTAACCCTAGGTGTGGTCACTCCAACAATAACATACCACTTCTCTACTGAAGCTTCATCCCAGTCACTTGCTGATAGTCTAGGCTATGTGTTGATTGCTGTACTTGTGATTGTCAAGATTCTGGGTGACGTGCAGGGTGTCTATTTGCTGGGGGGTCTGCTTCGAAATCCATTGTTCCCAAAGAGTCTTCATTCTGAGGGTTCTTTTATTCAGAGGAAGAAGAAGATGTATTATGTTGCATTATCACGACATGTTATTCTTGCATATG TCTCGCCCTTGTTGATGTTGGCTTATCTGGGTCTGTTCCTCGCCCCTCATTCTGTGTTGCTGCCATCAGCAATAGTTGCATTTGGCACTGTTAGATCCATTCGACAG GTATGGCAGCATACGTCACACAGCCTTCTTGAGCTATGTGTAGCATGCGTCATCAACATGCAGGCGCCCACTGCCCTCCCCAGCTGGTGGTCATCCGCGGGCCTTGGTCTGCAGTTGATGCTGATTGGTGCATGCCGGGATAGAGTCACGCAATCCTTCGACAAGCTTCTCTTTCTCGTCACGCTAGCCGTCACGTCCTACAGTCTCCCCAAGCAAAGACACAAAGCAACAGTCCCCCTTCTTataatcaacatcatcttTTTACCTGTGATGTTGGGAATAGTAGGGGCTGGGGTGTTCCTATCCGCACCTTTGTTGCCGTTATTTTGTATGCCTTTATTCATTATTGGGTTCCCAAGGCCCCGAAGGAGCTGGCCTCGCACTGGCACAACACAAACATTCACATGCATGGATGCGTCATATTACAGACAGCTTGCGCCGGAAATTATCAAAGCTTTCTCAACCACCCTGGCCTCAGGCGCAGCTGGTAGCCCATCAGCTGGGGACCATTTCCTGGCCCGGTACCAGGACCGCCTAGTATGGGTACACGTGCTGGAATGTGGACGTAGGTACTGCTCTGTTGTCATTAAAGGACTGGAGATGCAGGAGACTTCGTGTCATACCGTAGAAGCCGCGCGTGTTGATGAAGTCCTCGATGCAGCTTTTATTCACGAAGAAAAGGGTGCGAGTATCTATTGTAACCCCTACCCACTGAACGTGCTCCGACCGTGTGATGCAGTCTGCCTTGACACGTACTCAGATGCCAGGAATGTGTTGACTGGAATCATCGACCAGCCAGAAAACTTGAGAAAAGTATCCGAGAACTTCGTGAAGACGACCTTATGGGTATTAGTCAATCATTGTCTCTCTCAGAGCACTCAGGATAGCGTTTCTGTACACGAAACCCGGCCCAGCTCAACAACTCGACTTCTCACGCCGAGTACTATCGTTACGAATACTAATATGCGGGATACCCACACAGATGAGCTAGAGATGACGAGAGTGTCTCCTGTTCCGAGTAAGAATATGGCGGAGGACATTGCGGTGGAGAATCCGTCAAGCAAACCTCTACGGAGCAACTCCCTGCCGAGTCTGAGTGGTAGCGTATGGTCACAGGAGAGCCTGGATATGAGCTTGTTTCAGGCAAAGCCAGAGAAGTTGAACGATGTGATTCTTTGCCATGACGATGATCCGTTCGATTTAGGGGGATTCCCTGCGGTAGATATTGGCAAACCGCGAGAAAAAGATGACGCATTCGCGCTACCGAACAGAGTACATCACACACATGctaataataatcaaaggAGTACGACAGGGAAGCCTGTCAGTGCCGAATTCAAGTCTAAACACGCTTACAAATTAGACTTGCCTTCAAAGTGGAAGGCGGATCTTCCCGATATGGCCGCCACCATGCGCTCCATGGCAGTCAAATTCCCAACGGAGTGGTACAAACATGTTGTCAACTCGCTCGACCTCGACGTAGATGCCGAGACAAGAAGTGACATCGCTTTGGACCCGACTTTGCAGCAGTTTTACGAGAGACTGGTACTGACTTGCTATGCTATAGTCGAGGTACTCGGATACCCAGGGTCCTCAGCGCACCTTGCAGGGCCAAGCCATGTCTTCAAG GTGTTCCACGAGCACATTCCGTGGTCGATGCAGCTAGAATGGTTAGCTAAGAATGACGTCACTCTCTACATTCTTGTTCTCAAGGCCTACAG GTACGCGTTTAAGTTAACATATGACGAGGCTGTCATCGGTGACATCAGCGATCACGAAGAGCTGTCAGACTACCTGCGAGAGTACGACTCTGATTGGTTCATGGGGAGTGACGAGAGCGTTGAATGGCAGCGGGCAGTGCTGAGTGACAGGCCCAACTTGTTCTCAATCGGAAAAGACAAAGAGAAG GGCACCTACACAAGCCGAGTCCTGAGCAAAAACCGACTGTTGGCGCCGATGGGCCGACTGAACCCCGAAGCTGTTCGTGGCCAATGGGCGGCACTCGCGCTTGAGCTGCTTTACCTCACGAACGACGACGAAGAACGTTATAGCATCCAGGCCCACCCGACTTTGCTCCGAAACCTGACCATCCAGGCCGCAGATCCGCCactcgggtaccctgtgtacTCATCCGGGTCCTTGCATATGGATATTAATGTACCTTGGTCTTATCAGGGACATTGA